One genomic window of Desulfuromonas sp. AOP6 includes the following:
- a CDS encoding response regulator, giving the protein MLHDPQESRQSTILVIDDDRIIRRLVREALQAEGFAVNEAADGEEGLALFARNKPDTVLLDVVMPKMDGFETCAAMRQVEGSGGLPIIMMTGLDDVESIRRGYEAGATDFVTKPIKWPILGQRIRYMLRAGRAMEDLKRNEERYRALFNSGNDVICVYQLHQGDQPGRFIEANTVAVQKLGYSRQELQALTPADFVTSQTKAQLDRLADIVLRERHGVVELDVLTKQQQVIPFEINAHLFELSGHQTVLAIARDISERKKAEESLRQSEKENRRLLEQFRTLFDGIPDPLMVLTPELKILWANRGAARAIKGRPADMIGKSCHEVWHHRAAPCDDCHAIRSLKSGKTESGHMPTGDGRIWGMRTFPIKDEMGRVSNVIELAHDITEKIRLQTETIRAGHLAALGELAAGVAHEINNPINGIINYAQILANKAAEQSPERDISLRIIKESDRVATIVRNLLSFARERKDKKAPVAVEEILADSLALVETQLRKDGIRFELQLTEGLPPVFALKQQIQQVFLNLISNARYALNEKYAGAHQDKLLRLSGETICVGGRPFVRMTLYDQGTGIPLDIIERITNPFFSTKPHDKGTGLGLSISHGIVRDHDGRLVFDSAEGQYTRVVMDLPAVAAKGDCQDGSEDTDY; this is encoded by the coding sequence ATGCTGCATGATCCGCAAGAGTCGAGACAATCAACCATACTGGTCATTGATGACGATCGCATCATCCGTCGCCTGGTGCGGGAAGCTTTGCAGGCCGAAGGCTTTGCTGTGAATGAGGCTGCCGATGGCGAAGAGGGTCTGGCTCTGTTTGCTCGCAATAAGCCCGATACGGTGCTTCTGGATGTGGTCATGCCGAAGATGGATGGTTTCGAAACCTGTGCCGCCATGAGGCAAGTAGAGGGGAGCGGTGGCCTCCCCATCATTATGATGACGGGTCTGGATGATGTGGAGTCGATCCGGCGCGGGTATGAGGCCGGCGCCACCGATTTTGTCACCAAGCCCATCAAATGGCCGATTCTGGGGCAGCGCATCCGCTACATGTTGCGCGCCGGCAGGGCCATGGAAGATCTCAAGCGCAATGAGGAACGTTACCGCGCCTTGTTCAACAGCGGCAATGATGTCATTTGTGTGTATCAACTTCACCAGGGGGATCAGCCGGGGCGTTTCATCGAGGCCAACACGGTTGCTGTCCAGAAACTGGGCTATTCCCGCCAAGAACTTCAGGCGCTCACCCCCGCAGACTTTGTCACAAGCCAAACCAAGGCACAGCTCGATCGTCTGGCCGACATAGTGCTGCGCGAGCGTCACGGCGTCGTGGAGCTGGACGTGTTGACCAAACAGCAGCAGGTCATCCCCTTTGAGATCAATGCCCACCTTTTCGAATTGAGTGGACATCAGACGGTGCTGGCTATCGCCCGAGACATCTCCGAGCGCAAGAAGGCGGAGGAGAGCCTGCGCCAGAGCGAAAAGGAAAATCGTCGCCTGCTCGAACAGTTCAGAACCCTTTTTGACGGCATCCCTGATCCCCTCATGGTGCTGACCCCCGAATTGAAAATTCTCTGGGCCAACCGGGGCGCCGCCCGGGCCATTAAAGGGCGGCCGGCCGATATGATCGGCAAGAGTTGCCATGAAGTCTGGCACCATCGCGCCGCACCCTGCGATGACTGCCACGCCATCCGTAGTCTGAAGAGCGGCAAGACCGAGTCGGGACACATGCCCACGGGCGATGGCCGCATCTGGGGGATGCGCACCTTTCCCATTAAGGACGAGATGGGGCGGGTCAGCAACGTCATCGAGCTGGCTCACGACATCACCGAAAAAATCCGCCTGCAGACCGAAACGATCCGGGCCGGGCACCTGGCCGCCTTAGGGGAGCTGGCTGCCGGAGTCGCCCACGAAATCAACAACCCCATCAACGGGATCATCAACTACGCCCAGATTCTGGCCAACAAGGCGGCGGAGCAGAGCCCGGAGCGGGACATCAGCCTGCGCATCATCAAAGAAAGCGACCGGGTGGCCACCATCGTCCGCAACCTGCTCTCCTTTGCCCGCGAACGCAAGGACAAGAAAGCTCCCGTTGCCGTGGAGGAGATTCTCGCCGACTCGCTGGCCCTGGTGGAAACACAGCTGCGCAAGGACGGTATCCGTTTCGAGTTGCAGTTGACTGAGGGTCTTCCGCCGGTTTTTGCCCTGAAACAGCAGATTCAGCAGGTTTTTCTCAACCTGATCAGCAACGCCCGCTACGCCCTCAACGAGAAGTATGCCGGAGCCCATCAGGACAAGCTCCTGCGCCTGTCGGGAGAAACGATCTGCGTGGGTGGTCGTCCTTTTGTGCGCATGACCCTGTACGACCAGGGTACCGGTATTCCACTGGATATCATCGAGCGTATCACCAATCCCTTTTTCTCAACCAAACCGCACGACAAAGGAACCGGCCTGGGGCTGAGCATCAGCCATGGCATTGTCAGGGACCATGATGGTCGACTTGTCTTTGATAGTGCAGAAGGACAATATACCCGGGTCGTGATGGATCTGCCCGCTGTCGCTGCGAAAGGAGACTGCCAAGATGGCTCAGAAGATACTGATTATTGA
- a CDS encoding 4Fe-4S binding protein — translation MRIAVNPDLCRGTGDCAKTCPMEAITLQGGKAHIDMGRCDLDGICIAACPEHAIQFIED, via the coding sequence ATGAGGATCGCCGTTAATCCTGACTTGTGCCGGGGCACAGGTGACTGTGCCAAAACCTGTCCCATGGAAGCCATCACTCTCCAGGGAGGAAAAGCCCATATCGACATGGGCCGCTGCGACCTCGATGGCATCTGCATTGCCGCCTGCCCTGAACATGCCATCCAGTTCATCGAAGACTGA